GATGGTGGAGTTGAAGAGCCATTAGCAAAGTGTTGTGGTTCAGAAATGGGCGATTTTGGGGAATTTTCTAAGTGAGTCGTGTTTACAAGTGAAGCACAAGTTACTGTGGTGGATTTGGGAAGACATATGCGTCCTGCTGCTTCCATGGAAAATTGTTTTTTTGGGACTGCCAAAGTCTGGAACTATATTAATATTAACAGAGGCGGTTTAGGATTCGGAGAAAGatgttttttattaaaaaaattaggaattaattaaagcaaaaaatactcaattggattaataaataatagtaatagcAAATAAGGAAGAacgaaagggaaaaaaaaaaaactgatgcCTTGCgcacaattaaaaaaaaaaggaaacaaataatAGTAGGGGaaataaaagaagagagaaTGTTTACCTTTTCTTGTTTGatttttgcaaaataattaattaaagggataaatatttatttacattgaattatttaaaataggATTATATATCATCCTCtaatttttggtgtaaaaatacttttttccaTGATTAAGCAAGTTAAAGATATGAAAAAGTTGCCTCATCAGACCTACATTCATATCAGAGTCCgactttaaaataaatattgtttggAATGGAATAAATAAAGCCAACGATAAAGGTAAACAGTTCGCTGCTTTGATATGATGTCCAAAAAGTGTCTTTTATAGAGTCAAATTCAGTGATACCATATTTATTAATCGCATTGATCACACCTACtacaagaaataaagaaaatacttaGTAGACTAGATATAGTATCAATGATTTCGACCCTCTTTTTTCATTTATGGGTTTTTCTTACAAAATTTTTAATGGGCCTCTCCACAGCCTTTTGAAAAATTGGCACACCATAACAACTTATAGACTAAATTGACATTAactaacatttaaaaaaaaaatgaaattggcattaaaaagttttgaaatatttatattggCAAGAAATAGCTTGTTATGTATTCTTGAAAATTAGAACTACTACAAAAGGTTAACGGCATCCAAGTCCTTCAACTGCAAGACTAGATACAAACTTTTGAGTTCATTGTATTTTAAACCCTCACGTTTGTCCTCTTTTGTGATTTGcacattttttactttctttttatgACTTGCCTcctattttcttgtaaaataattaaaaaaaaaaattttaaaaattgaggaacaaattgaaataataataagaagaagaaataattcaaaatgACCTGCTATTGACACATGAAAGATCTTAGCActcaacaaaatataaataaaatggatGCAGTAATCCAAATAATGATTAGACCTACACTGATAtgagaaaatttatatttatatttaatcatAATTGACTATCTCCTTAATTTTAATGTAAGGCCTAACTTTTGGAACTTGAAATGAATCTCAAATTTTGGGCCTCTCCATGTAATGAggcctttttatatttatttatgggCTTCTCTTACAAAATCTTTATTGGGCCTCTCCACAGCATGGGTTTTCCCTCATAAATCTTCTTGGGAATATTTCACAAATAGCTACCATAGGAAATTTAATTAGGCTCCTTAGCTACGGTTTGTCTAATTACAttttataactatagtcatGTAGCATAATTAAGTACTAAATGTTAGCTtagttatataattttctcaatCTTTAATGGGTTGCGAGTTCGTAATAAAGCCAGTTTGAGCACCGGGGCCAGTCTATTGGGCCTTATATATGATTCTGCATTTTTTTCACAGTGTCGGTTTATTGTTAACCTCTTATAACAGGTATTATGCCTTCTTTTATGAGTTATTAACTTCACTTATGTTTCCTATAATTAACGTTTAGATGATTTGGTAACATACTGAGTGTATACAAGTTAATTGATTTTCCATGCAATATTAGGTCATTTTATCAACAAACGTGATTagacaatatatataaaaaagtaaacgCGTAGAAGTTCTGCACATTTGCGTACCTAACTCATattatcaaatatcaaaagaaaatgTAAGAAATTGTGTTGTAAGTGAAATGACAAGTGTAGATGGTCACATcaatactctctccattttatATTACTGACTCTTATATCATGaaaattttatcatatttttttctttctacccTCAACATAACTacataaaatagtaataatcaAATTAGAATTTCAAAGTTtcattgataaaataattagtttactaaatcaatatccgaacaagtaaaaatgaaagtgATGAATTAAGTAATAAACAAAAGCGTATTGGTCTCCCCAAGGTGGAGTTGACTTTGTCCCTTGAGAGAGTTGGATGGTTATTAGTTGTCTCTTTATATTCAACGATAATATCTCACTAATTGTTTCAGCAATTGCAAACAATTAGATCAGAAGacgaagaaatttaaaaaaaaaaaagaaagatgaatcAGAACATGATCTCATTTTTGATCGGAATAGTTGGGGCAACTTTTACGCTTGGAGCATATTCGCAAACATGGATGACTCCAACACAGAGCATAACAACTGGTCTTGTAACTCTCATGTTTGGTCTTCTCGTCCGTGAAGGTTTCATCTCCCTTTAG
The Solanum stenotomum isolate F172 chromosome 12, ASM1918654v1, whole genome shotgun sequence DNA segment above includes these coding regions:
- the LOC125847484 gene encoding LOW QUALITY PROTEIN: uncharacterized protein LOC125847484 (The sequence of the model RefSeq protein was modified relative to this genomic sequence to represent the inferred CDS: substituted 1 base at 1 genomic stop codon) encodes the protein MDAQLQTIRSEDEEIXKKKRKMNQNMISFLIGIVGATFTLGAYSQTWMTPTQSITTGLVTLMFGLLVREGFISL